A window from Peromyscus eremicus chromosome 1, PerEre_H2_v1, whole genome shotgun sequence encodes these proteins:
- the Irf3 gene encoding interferon regulatory factor 3 isoform X1 — MGTPKPRILPWLVSQLDLGQLKGVAWLDESRTRFRIPWKHGLRQDAQMADFGIFQAWAEASGAYTPGKDKPDLSTWKRNFRSALNRKEVLRLADDKSKDPFDPHKVYEFVTPAARDFVHLDTSPDTNGKSSLSDPQEDLPELLDGMVLRPLPDEGSLGLAIAPDHTQPLLSPNLDNFPNLAPQENPLRQLLAEEQWEFEVTAFYRGRQVFQQTLFCPGGLRLVGTTDENGTLPGQPVTLPDPEGFLTDRLVREYVRHVLKGLGKGLALWRSGQCLWAQRLGHSHSFWALGEELLPDGGRGPDGEVPKDKDGGVFDLGPFVADLIAFMEGSGHSPRYTLWFCVGESWPQDQPWVKRLVMVKVVPTCLKELLEMAREGGASSLRTVDLHISNSQPISLTSDQYKAYLQDLVEDMDLQATGDT; from the exons ATGGGAACCCCAAAGCCGCGGATCTTGCCCTGGCTGGTGTCGCAGCtggacctggggcagctgaaaggCGTGGCCTGGCTGGACGAGAGCCGCACTCGGTTCCGGATCCCATGGAAGCATGGCCTGCGGCAGGACGCCCAGATGGCTGACTTTGGCATCTTCCAG GCCTGGGCCGAAGCCAGTGGCGCCTACACCCCAGGGAAGGATAAGCCAGACTTGTCAACCTGGAAGAGAAATTTCCGGTCGGCCCTGAACCGGAAAGAAGTGTTGCGATTAGCCGATGACAAGAGCAAGGACCCTTTTGACCCTCATAAAGTGTATGAGTTTGTGACTCCAG CAGCAAGAGACTTTGTACATCTGGACACCTCTCCTGATACCAATGGCAAAAGCAGTCTGTCTGATCCCCAG GAAGACCTCCCGGAATTACTGGATGGCATGGTCTTGAGACCCCTCCCAGATGAGGGGTCCTTGGGCCTGGCTATTGCTCCTGATCACACTCAACCACTGCTAAGCCCCAATTTGGACAACTTTCCAAACCTGGCACCCCAGGAAAATCCACTGAGGCAGCTGCTAGCTGAGGAAC AATGGGAGTTCGAAGTCACCGCTTTCTATCGAGGCCGGCAGGTCTTCCAGCAGACACTCTTTTGCCCAGGGGGCCTGCGGCTTGTGGGCACCACAGATGAAAATGGGACACTGCCTGGGCAGCCAGTCACCCTGCCAGACCCTGAGGGGTTTCTGACAGACAGGCTCGTGAGGGAGTATGTGAGGCATGTACTCAAGGGGCTGGGCAAGGGGCTGGCGCTGTGGCGGTCAGGGCAGTGTCTCTGGGCCCAGCGCCTGGGCCACTCCCACTCCTTCTGGGCTCTGGGTGAGGAGCTGCTTCCAGACGGTGGGCGAGGACCTGACGGAGAGGTCCCCAAGGACAAGGACGGGGGTGTGTTCGACCTTGGGCCTTTTGTGGCAG ATCTGATTGCCTTCATGGAAGGAAGTGGACACTCCCCACGCTACACTCTGTGGTTCTGTGTGGGGGAGTCGTGGCCCCAGGACCAGCCGTGGGTCAAGAGGCTTGTGATGGTCAAG GTTGTTCCCACATGTCTTAAGGAGCTGTTAGAGATGGCCCGGGAAGGGGGAGCCTCGTCACTGAGAACTGTGGACTTGCACATCTCCAACAGCCAGCCTATCTCCCTCACTTCTGACCAGTACAAAGCCTACCTCCAGGACTTAGTGGAGGACATGGACCTCCAGGCCACCGGAGACACCTGA
- the Bcl2l12 gene encoding bcl-2-like protein 12 codes for MAGSEELGLREDTLKVLAAFLRRGEAAGSPVPTPPRSPAQEEPTDFLSRLRRCLPCPLGRGAPAPESSRPCFLPLRPCYGSEPGPATSDFYALVAQRLEQLVQEQLRSPPSPEFQGPPPTEKEALLRRLVALLEEEAEVINQKLASDPALHRKLARLSAGSFARLVELFSSREVSSSPSCASPSLPCPAPPPPSPEPLARLALAMELSRRVAGLGGTLAGLSVEHVHSFAPWIQAHGGWAGILAISPVDLDLPLD; via the exons ATGGCCGGCTCTGAAGAGCTGGGGCTCCGAGAGGACACACTGAAGGTTCTGGCGGCTTTCCTTAGGCGCGGTGAAGCTGCTGGGTCCCCTGTCCCAACTCCACCCAG GAGCCCTGCCCAAGAGGAGCCAACAGATTTCCTGAGCCGCCTCCGAAGATGCCTCCCTTGTCCCCTGGGGAGAGGAGCCCCTGCCCCGGAATCCTCTCGGCCCTGCTTCCTTCCCCTACGCCCCTGCTATGGCTCTGAGCCTG GTCCAGCGACTTCAGACTTCTATGCCCTGGTCGCCCAGCGTCTGGAACAGTTGGTCCAAGAGCAACTGAGATCTCCGCCCAGCCCAG AATTCCAGGGACCCCCACCCACAGAAAAGGAAGCCCTGCTAAGGAGGCtggtagccttgctggaggaggaagcagaagtcATCAACCAAAAG CTAGCTTCTGATCCCGCTCTGCACCGCAAGCTGGCTCGCCTGTCAGCAGGCTCCTTCGCCCGCCTCGTGGAACTCTTCTCCAGCCGGGAAGTCAGCTCCTCCCCAAGCTGTGCGAGCCCCTCGCTGCCGTGCCCGGCACCCCCACCGCCATCCCCGGAGCCACTGGCCCGCCTGGCTCTGGCCATGGAGCTGAGCCGGCGCGTGGCTGGGCTGGGGGGTACCCTGGCCGGCCTCAGCGTGGAACATGTACACAGCTTTGCGCCTTGGATCCAGGCCCATGGGGGCTGG GCGGGCATCCTGGCCATCTCACCTGTGGACCTGGATTTACCCTTGGACTGA
- the Irf3 gene encoding interferon regulatory factor 3 isoform X3: protein MGTPKPRILPWLVSQLDLGQLKGVAWLDESRTRFRIPWKHGLRQDAQMADFGIFQAWAEASGAYTPGKDKPDLSTWKRNFRSALNRKEVLRLADDKSKDPFDPHKVYEFVTPAARDFVHLDTSPDTNGKSSLSDPQEDLPELLDGMVLRPLPDEGSLGLAIAPDHTQPLLSPNLDNFPNLAPQENPLRQLLAEEHLIAFMEGSGHSPRYTLWFCVGESWPQDQPWVKRLVMVKVVPTCLKELLEMAREGGASSLRTVDLHISNSQPISLTSDQYKAYLQDLVEDMDLQATGDT, encoded by the exons ATGGGAACCCCAAAGCCGCGGATCTTGCCCTGGCTGGTGTCGCAGCtggacctggggcagctgaaaggCGTGGCCTGGCTGGACGAGAGCCGCACTCGGTTCCGGATCCCATGGAAGCATGGCCTGCGGCAGGACGCCCAGATGGCTGACTTTGGCATCTTCCAG GCCTGGGCCGAAGCCAGTGGCGCCTACACCCCAGGGAAGGATAAGCCAGACTTGTCAACCTGGAAGAGAAATTTCCGGTCGGCCCTGAACCGGAAAGAAGTGTTGCGATTAGCCGATGACAAGAGCAAGGACCCTTTTGACCCTCATAAAGTGTATGAGTTTGTGACTCCAG CAGCAAGAGACTTTGTACATCTGGACACCTCTCCTGATACCAATGGCAAAAGCAGTCTGTCTGATCCCCAG GAAGACCTCCCGGAATTACTGGATGGCATGGTCTTGAGACCCCTCCCAGATGAGGGGTCCTTGGGCCTGGCTATTGCTCCTGATCACACTCAACCACTGCTAAGCCCCAATTTGGACAACTTTCCAAACCTGGCACCCCAGGAAAATCCACTGAGGCAGCTGCTAGCTGAGGAAC ATCTGATTGCCTTCATGGAAGGAAGTGGACACTCCCCACGCTACACTCTGTGGTTCTGTGTGGGGGAGTCGTGGCCCCAGGACCAGCCGTGGGTCAAGAGGCTTGTGATGGTCAAG GTTGTTCCCACATGTCTTAAGGAGCTGTTAGAGATGGCCCGGGAAGGGGGAGCCTCGTCACTGAGAACTGTGGACTTGCACATCTCCAACAGCCAGCCTATCTCCCTCACTTCTGACCAGTACAAAGCCTACCTCCAGGACTTAGTGGAGGACATGGACCTCCAGGCCACCGGAGACACCTGA
- the Prmt1 gene encoding protein arginine N-methyltransferase 1 isoform X3 — translation MVSCGQAESSEKPNAEDMTSKDYYFDSYAHFGIHEEMLKDEVRTLTYRNSMFHNRHLFKDKVVLDVGSGTGILCMFAAKAGARKVIGIECSSISDYAVKIVKANKLDHVVTIIKGKVEEVELPVEKVDIIISEWMGYCLFYESMLNTVLHARDKWLAPDGLIFPDRATLYVTAIEDRQYKDYKIHWWENVYGFDMSCIKDVAIKEPLVDVVDPKQLVTNACLIKEVDIYTVKVEDLTFTSPFCLQVKRNDYVHALVAYFNIEFTRCHKRTGFSTSPESPYTHWKQTVFYMEDYLTVKTGEEIFGTIGMRPNAKNNRDLDFTIDLDFKGQLCELSCSTDYRMR, via the exons atg GTTTcctgtggccaggcagaaagcagTGAGAAGCCCAATGCTGAGGACATGACATCCAAAGACTACTACTTTGACTCCTATGCCCACTTTGGCATCCATGAG GAGATGCTGAAGGATGAAGTGCGTACCCTTACATACCGCAACTCCATGTTTCACAATCGACACCTCTTCAAAGACAAGGTGGTGCTGGACGTGGGCTCGGGCACTGGCATCCTCTGCATGTTTGCGGCCAAGGCAGGGGCCCGCAAGGTCATCGGG ATTGAGTGCTCCAGTATCTCTGATTATGCTGTGAAGATTGTCAAAGCCAACAAGTTAGACCACg TGGTAACCATCATCAAGGGCAAGGTGGAGGAAGTGGAGCTGCCTGTGGAGAAAGTGGACATCATCATCAGCGAGTGGATGGGCTACTGTCTGTTCTATGAGTCCATGCTCAACACGGTGCTGCATGCCCGGGACAAGTGGCTG GCACCTGATGGCCTCATCTTCCCAGACCGGGCCACCCTTTATGTCACAGCCATTGAGGACCGACAGTATAAAGACTACAAGATCCACT GGTGGGAGAATGTATATGGTTTTGATATGTCCTGCATCAAAGACGTGGCCATCAAGGAGCCCTTGGTGGATGTCGTGGACCCAAAGCAGCTGGTCACTAATGCCTGCCTCATAAAG GAGGTGGACATTTATACAGTCAAGGTAGAGGACCTGACCTTCACCTCCcccttctgcctccaagtgaagAGGAATGACTACGTGCATGCATTGGTGGCTTACTTCAACATCGAGTTCACCCGATGCCACAAGAGGACCGGCTTTTCTACCA GTCCTGAGTCCCCATACACACACTGGAAGCAGACCGTGTTCTACATGGAGGACTACCTAACAGTGAAGACTGGCGAGGAGATCTTTGGCACCATTGGCATGAGGCCCAACGCCAAAAACAAT CGCGACCTCGACTTCACCATCGACCTGGACTTCAAGGGGCAGCTGTGTGAGCTCTCGTGCTCCACCGACTACCGGATGCGCTGA
- the Irf3 gene encoding interferon regulatory factor 3 isoform X2, with protein MGTPKPRILPWLVSQLDLGQLKGVAWLDESRTRFRIPWKHGLRQDAQMADFGIFQAWAEASGAYTPGKDKPDLSTWKRNFRSALNRKEVLRLADDKSKDPFDPHKVYEFVTPARDFVHLDTSPDTNGKSSLSDPQEDLPELLDGMVLRPLPDEGSLGLAIAPDHTQPLLSPNLDNFPNLAPQENPLRQLLAEEQWEFEVTAFYRGRQVFQQTLFCPGGLRLVGTTDENGTLPGQPVTLPDPEGFLTDRLVREYVRHVLKGLGKGLALWRSGQCLWAQRLGHSHSFWALGEELLPDGGRGPDGEVPKDKDGGVFDLGPFVADLIAFMEGSGHSPRYTLWFCVGESWPQDQPWVKRLVMVKVVPTCLKELLEMAREGGASSLRTVDLHISNSQPISLTSDQYKAYLQDLVEDMDLQATGDT; from the exons ATGGGAACCCCAAAGCCGCGGATCTTGCCCTGGCTGGTGTCGCAGCtggacctggggcagctgaaaggCGTGGCCTGGCTGGACGAGAGCCGCACTCGGTTCCGGATCCCATGGAAGCATGGCCTGCGGCAGGACGCCCAGATGGCTGACTTTGGCATCTTCCAG GCCTGGGCCGAAGCCAGTGGCGCCTACACCCCAGGGAAGGATAAGCCAGACTTGTCAACCTGGAAGAGAAATTTCCGGTCGGCCCTGAACCGGAAAGAAGTGTTGCGATTAGCCGATGACAAGAGCAAGGACCCTTTTGACCCTCATAAAGTGTATGAGTTTGTGACTCCAG CAAGAGACTTTGTACATCTGGACACCTCTCCTGATACCAATGGCAAAAGCAGTCTGTCTGATCCCCAG GAAGACCTCCCGGAATTACTGGATGGCATGGTCTTGAGACCCCTCCCAGATGAGGGGTCCTTGGGCCTGGCTATTGCTCCTGATCACACTCAACCACTGCTAAGCCCCAATTTGGACAACTTTCCAAACCTGGCACCCCAGGAAAATCCACTGAGGCAGCTGCTAGCTGAGGAAC AATGGGAGTTCGAAGTCACCGCTTTCTATCGAGGCCGGCAGGTCTTCCAGCAGACACTCTTTTGCCCAGGGGGCCTGCGGCTTGTGGGCACCACAGATGAAAATGGGACACTGCCTGGGCAGCCAGTCACCCTGCCAGACCCTGAGGGGTTTCTGACAGACAGGCTCGTGAGGGAGTATGTGAGGCATGTACTCAAGGGGCTGGGCAAGGGGCTGGCGCTGTGGCGGTCAGGGCAGTGTCTCTGGGCCCAGCGCCTGGGCCACTCCCACTCCTTCTGGGCTCTGGGTGAGGAGCTGCTTCCAGACGGTGGGCGAGGACCTGACGGAGAGGTCCCCAAGGACAAGGACGGGGGTGTGTTCGACCTTGGGCCTTTTGTGGCAG ATCTGATTGCCTTCATGGAAGGAAGTGGACACTCCCCACGCTACACTCTGTGGTTCTGTGTGGGGGAGTCGTGGCCCCAGGACCAGCCGTGGGTCAAGAGGCTTGTGATGGTCAAG GTTGTTCCCACATGTCTTAAGGAGCTGTTAGAGATGGCCCGGGAAGGGGGAGCCTCGTCACTGAGAACTGTGGACTTGCACATCTCCAACAGCCAGCCTATCTCCCTCACTTCTGACCAGTACAAAGCCTACCTCCAGGACTTAGTGGAGGACATGGACCTCCAGGCCACCGGAGACACCTGA
- the Prmt1 gene encoding protein arginine N-methyltransferase 1 isoform X1, with translation MAAAEAANCIMENFVATLANGMSLQPPLEEVSCGQAESSEKPNAEDMTSKDYYFDSYAHFGIHEEMLKDEVRTLTYRNSMFHNRHLFKDKVVLDVGSGTGILCMFAAKAGARKVIGIECSSISDYAVKIVKANKLDHVVTIIKGKVEEVELPVEKVDIIISEWMGYCLFYESMLNTVLHARDKWLAPDGLIFPDRATLYVTAIEDRQYKDYKIHWWENVYGFDMSCIKDVAIKEPLVDVVDPKQLVTNACLIKEVDIYTVKVEDLTFTSPFCLQVKRNDYVHALVAYFNIEFTRCHKRTGFSTSPESPYTHWKQTVFYMEDYLTVKTGEEIFGTIGMRPNAKNNRDLDFTIDLDFKGQLCELSCSTDYRMR, from the exons ATGGCGGCAGCCGAGGCCGCGAACTGCATCATGGAG AATTTTGTAGCCACCTTGGCTAATGGGATGAGCCTCCAGCCGCCTCTTGAAGAA GTTTcctgtggccaggcagaaagcagTGAGAAGCCCAATGCTGAGGACATGACATCCAAAGACTACTACTTTGACTCCTATGCCCACTTTGGCATCCATGAG GAGATGCTGAAGGATGAAGTGCGTACCCTTACATACCGCAACTCCATGTTTCACAATCGACACCTCTTCAAAGACAAGGTGGTGCTGGACGTGGGCTCGGGCACTGGCATCCTCTGCATGTTTGCGGCCAAGGCAGGGGCCCGCAAGGTCATCGGG ATTGAGTGCTCCAGTATCTCTGATTATGCTGTGAAGATTGTCAAAGCCAACAAGTTAGACCACg TGGTAACCATCATCAAGGGCAAGGTGGAGGAAGTGGAGCTGCCTGTGGAGAAAGTGGACATCATCATCAGCGAGTGGATGGGCTACTGTCTGTTCTATGAGTCCATGCTCAACACGGTGCTGCATGCCCGGGACAAGTGGCTG GCACCTGATGGCCTCATCTTCCCAGACCGGGCCACCCTTTATGTCACAGCCATTGAGGACCGACAGTATAAAGACTACAAGATCCACT GGTGGGAGAATGTATATGGTTTTGATATGTCCTGCATCAAAGACGTGGCCATCAAGGAGCCCTTGGTGGATGTCGTGGACCCAAAGCAGCTGGTCACTAATGCCTGCCTCATAAAG GAGGTGGACATTTATACAGTCAAGGTAGAGGACCTGACCTTCACCTCCcccttctgcctccaagtgaagAGGAATGACTACGTGCATGCATTGGTGGCTTACTTCAACATCGAGTTCACCCGATGCCACAAGAGGACCGGCTTTTCTACCA GTCCTGAGTCCCCATACACACACTGGAAGCAGACCGTGTTCTACATGGAGGACTACCTAACAGTGAAGACTGGCGAGGAGATCTTTGGCACCATTGGCATGAGGCCCAACGCCAAAAACAAT CGCGACCTCGACTTCACCATCGACCTGGACTTCAAGGGGCAGCTGTGTGAGCTCTCGTGCTCCACCGACTACCGGATGCGCTGA
- the Irf3 gene encoding interferon regulatory factor 3 isoform X4: MVLRPLPDEGSLGLAIAPDHTQPLLSPNLDNFPNLAPQENPLRQLLAEEQWEFEVTAFYRGRQVFQQTLFCPGGLRLVGTTDENGTLPGQPVTLPDPEGFLTDRLVREYVRHVLKGLGKGLALWRSGQCLWAQRLGHSHSFWALGEELLPDGGRGPDGEVPKDKDGGVFDLGPFVADLIAFMEGSGHSPRYTLWFCVGESWPQDQPWVKRLVMVKVVPTCLKELLEMAREGGASSLRTVDLHISNSQPISLTSDQYKAYLQDLVEDMDLQATGDT, encoded by the exons ATGGTCTTGAGACCCCTCCCAGATGAGGGGTCCTTGGGCCTGGCTATTGCTCCTGATCACACTCAACCACTGCTAAGCCCCAATTTGGACAACTTTCCAAACCTGGCACCCCAGGAAAATCCACTGAGGCAGCTGCTAGCTGAGGAAC AATGGGAGTTCGAAGTCACCGCTTTCTATCGAGGCCGGCAGGTCTTCCAGCAGACACTCTTTTGCCCAGGGGGCCTGCGGCTTGTGGGCACCACAGATGAAAATGGGACACTGCCTGGGCAGCCAGTCACCCTGCCAGACCCTGAGGGGTTTCTGACAGACAGGCTCGTGAGGGAGTATGTGAGGCATGTACTCAAGGGGCTGGGCAAGGGGCTGGCGCTGTGGCGGTCAGGGCAGTGTCTCTGGGCCCAGCGCCTGGGCCACTCCCACTCCTTCTGGGCTCTGGGTGAGGAGCTGCTTCCAGACGGTGGGCGAGGACCTGACGGAGAGGTCCCCAAGGACAAGGACGGGGGTGTGTTCGACCTTGGGCCTTTTGTGGCAG ATCTGATTGCCTTCATGGAAGGAAGTGGACACTCCCCACGCTACACTCTGTGGTTCTGTGTGGGGGAGTCGTGGCCCCAGGACCAGCCGTGGGTCAAGAGGCTTGTGATGGTCAAG GTTGTTCCCACATGTCTTAAGGAGCTGTTAGAGATGGCCCGGGAAGGGGGAGCCTCGTCACTGAGAACTGTGGACTTGCACATCTCCAACAGCCAGCCTATCTCCCTCACTTCTGACCAGTACAAAGCCTACCTCCAGGACTTAGTGGAGGACATGGACCTCCAGGCCACCGGAGACACCTGA
- the Prmt1 gene encoding protein arginine N-methyltransferase 1 isoform X2 encodes MAAAEAANCIMEVSCGQAESSEKPNAEDMTSKDYYFDSYAHFGIHEEMLKDEVRTLTYRNSMFHNRHLFKDKVVLDVGSGTGILCMFAAKAGARKVIGIECSSISDYAVKIVKANKLDHVVTIIKGKVEEVELPVEKVDIIISEWMGYCLFYESMLNTVLHARDKWLAPDGLIFPDRATLYVTAIEDRQYKDYKIHWWENVYGFDMSCIKDVAIKEPLVDVVDPKQLVTNACLIKEVDIYTVKVEDLTFTSPFCLQVKRNDYVHALVAYFNIEFTRCHKRTGFSTSPESPYTHWKQTVFYMEDYLTVKTGEEIFGTIGMRPNAKNNRDLDFTIDLDFKGQLCELSCSTDYRMR; translated from the exons ATGGCGGCAGCCGAGGCCGCGAACTGCATCATGGAG GTTTcctgtggccaggcagaaagcagTGAGAAGCCCAATGCTGAGGACATGACATCCAAAGACTACTACTTTGACTCCTATGCCCACTTTGGCATCCATGAG GAGATGCTGAAGGATGAAGTGCGTACCCTTACATACCGCAACTCCATGTTTCACAATCGACACCTCTTCAAAGACAAGGTGGTGCTGGACGTGGGCTCGGGCACTGGCATCCTCTGCATGTTTGCGGCCAAGGCAGGGGCCCGCAAGGTCATCGGG ATTGAGTGCTCCAGTATCTCTGATTATGCTGTGAAGATTGTCAAAGCCAACAAGTTAGACCACg TGGTAACCATCATCAAGGGCAAGGTGGAGGAAGTGGAGCTGCCTGTGGAGAAAGTGGACATCATCATCAGCGAGTGGATGGGCTACTGTCTGTTCTATGAGTCCATGCTCAACACGGTGCTGCATGCCCGGGACAAGTGGCTG GCACCTGATGGCCTCATCTTCCCAGACCGGGCCACCCTTTATGTCACAGCCATTGAGGACCGACAGTATAAAGACTACAAGATCCACT GGTGGGAGAATGTATATGGTTTTGATATGTCCTGCATCAAAGACGTGGCCATCAAGGAGCCCTTGGTGGATGTCGTGGACCCAAAGCAGCTGGTCACTAATGCCTGCCTCATAAAG GAGGTGGACATTTATACAGTCAAGGTAGAGGACCTGACCTTCACCTCCcccttctgcctccaagtgaagAGGAATGACTACGTGCATGCATTGGTGGCTTACTTCAACATCGAGTTCACCCGATGCCACAAGAGGACCGGCTTTTCTACCA GTCCTGAGTCCCCATACACACACTGGAAGCAGACCGTGTTCTACATGGAGGACTACCTAACAGTGAAGACTGGCGAGGAGATCTTTGGCACCATTGGCATGAGGCCCAACGCCAAAAACAAT CGCGACCTCGACTTCACCATCGACCTGGACTTCAAGGGGCAGCTGTGTGAGCTCTCGTGCTCCACCGACTACCGGATGCGCTGA